In Mytilus edulis chromosome 4, xbMytEdul2.2, whole genome shotgun sequence, the following proteins share a genomic window:
- the LOC139521115 gene encoding glucans biosynthesis glucosyltransferase H-like, producing the protein MNRITRIYLYFTTWVSLAFIAIILNVINVDWERTNYINGIIIVVVLGVLQGSVMEFPTQTMATLLIGGDKRGLQKAKSDRLTIVLNYNLLAMSRDEIDECMETMYEAYMGNLSPNVSAVLVSATGDQSLKDYELEVRDRFRSAIFDELFHEGSCFAKDDFESIDPIRLDNVWNLYEDVDKTLFFHEYLHDICDRYAREFMVIHRVSRVLRKCGQYQDLMLLSEGDDEAFSYCDPLFYGKGARNEGEQLFYDSDDVKNIFGRKFDYTLVLDGDTGVPKKCVFDLLDIAAANPEKGIIQPAIKIHCQPTDTIFMHIETIRQQIYEPMTNAVMELLGQSAYFGKALLKNRIYIDNVIGSRDHPIERVPIDVLSHDTFEAAILKPLYAGSVFLLEAPSLNFVTWSIRERRWNRGEVLLAMYFWENGIGRPMRWIKKKLQGENFNATKLRTESPLNFASSYIAYSALRQMVMKPLLMLYVIIHISVHLRYRYASIILIMFLVLVFPKFATCNRHNYKYVLLETLASFFQFTPEAMVGCVRIFKAVQANLAKNVKWIPQRAVEDEFRNSNPFISSFHHLWGYSLFALVCGVLVVLFIPRAILILIMLTTLFLLPIYTGITSLPLKSPSRSNNDDISFPNGEKEIAISDAEMPGTYRSVDGGVINEGFSKY; encoded by the coding sequence ATGAACAGAATAACAAGAATATACTTGTATTTTACGACTTGGGTGTCATTGGCTTTTATTGCTATTATCCTGAACGTTATAAATGTGGATTGGGAAAGGACTAACTATATCAACGGAATTATCATTGTAGTTGTCCTTGGTGTTCTACAAGGCAGCGTAATGGAATTTCCTACTCAAACAATGGCAACTCTTCTGATAGGAGGCGATAAAAGAGGACTACAAAAAGCTAAATCTGACAGATTGACAATCGTTCTTAATTACAATTTATTAGCAATGAGTAGAGATGAAATAGACGAGTGTATGGAAACGATGTACGAAGCTTACATGGGAAACCTAAGTCCGAATGTGTCAGCTGTTTTAGTAAGTGCAACGGGCGACCAAAGTTTAAAAGACTACGAATTAGAAGTTCGAGATCGATTCAGATCTGCCATTTTCGATGAACTATTTCATGAAGGATCATGTTTTGCAAAAGATGATTTCGAATCTATTGATCCCATCCGTTTAGATAATGTGTGGAATTTGTATGAAGATGTAGACAAAACATTGTTCTTTCACGAATATTtacatgatatctgtgatcgatatGCCAGAGAATTTATGGTAATACACCGGGTATCTCGGGTATTAAGAAAATGTGGTCAGTATCAAGATCTTATGCTTCTGTCTGAAGGTGACGACGAGGCTTTCTCATACTGTGACCCATTATTTTATGGCAAAGGTGCTAGAAATGAAGGTGAACAACTGTTTTATGATTCGGATGACGTCAAAAACATCTTTGGTAGAAAATTTGACTATACACTGGTATTAGACGGAGATACTGGTGTTCCGAAAAAATGTGTCTTCGATCTGCTAGACATTGCCGCTGCTAATCCAGAAAAGGGTATCATTCAACCGGCGATAAAAATTCACTGTCAACCTACGGATACAATATTCATGCATATTGAAACAATACGCCAGCAAATCTATGAACCAATGACAAATGCTGTCATGGAATTATTAGGACAATCAGCTTATTTTGGCAAAGCACTACTAAAAAACAGAATTTACATAGATAATGTTATTGGAAGCAGAGATCATCCGATTGAAAGAGTTCCAATCGATGTTCTTAGTCACGACACATTTGAGGCTGCCATTTTAAAACCGCTTTATGCCGGATCAGTCTTCCTTCTCGAAGCACCGTCATTAAATTTTGTGACATGGAGTATTCGTGAACGTCGATGGAATAGGGGAGAAGTTTTATTAGCTATGTATTTTTGGGAAAATGGCATCGGAAGGCCTATGCGATGGATTAAAAAGAAACTTCAGGGAGAGAACTTTAATGCAACCAAACTTAGAACAGAATCTCCACTGAATTTCGCTAGCAGTTACATTGCCTATTCAGCACTTAGACAAATGGTAATGAAACCATTGCTCATGCTATATGTAATTATCCACATCTCGGTACATTTACGTTATAGATATGCCTCAATTATCCTTATTATGTTTCTTGTTCTAGTGTTTCCAAAATTTGCAACATGCAATAGACataattataaatatgttttgctaGAAACTTTAGCATCGTTCTTCCAATTTACACCAGAAGCTATGGTTGGCTGTGTTAGAATCTTTAAAGCTGTTCAAGCAAATCTTGCAAAGAATGTTAAATGGATTCCTCAAAGGGCAGTGGAGGATGAGTTCAGAAATAGCAATCCATTTATATCTAGTTTCCATCACTTATGGGGATATTCTCTGTTTGCATTAGTATGCGGAGTACTTGTGGTTTTATTTATTCCCCGAGCAATATTGATTTTAATCATGTTGACGACTTTATTTTTACTTCCTATTTATACCGGAATTACCTCACTTCCACTCAAGTCTCCTTCTCGGAGTAATAATGATGATATCTCTTTTCCAAATGGCGAAAAAGAAATTGCTATTAGCGATGCAGAAATGCCAGGGACGTATAGGAGTGTTGATGGTGGTGTCATCAACGAAGGTTTCAGTAAATATTAA